In Candidatus Zixiibacteriota bacterium, the sequence ATTTGCTCAGGCTGTTCTATTCCCAGATATTTCAGCATAGTAGGAGCAACATCAGCTAAGACGCCGCCGCTTTTAAGTGTATCCCTAAAATCATCATCGACAAGTATAAACGGCACTTCAAAAGTAGTGTGAGCGGTAAATGGTTCGCCGTTATCTTCTTTCATTTTCTCAGCATTGCCATGATCGGCAGTAATCATCACAATCCCGCCGGCATTTTTAACGGCTTTCACCACTTTGGCGACATTTTCATCGACAGTCTCGACAGCTTTCACGGCCGCCTCGAAAATACCGGTATGGCCAACCATATCGCAATTGGCAAAATTCAAAATGATAACGTCGTATTTATTTGATTCGATGCGTTTTAAAACCTCAGCGGTTATCTCCGGCGCCGACATTTCCGGCTGAAGATCGTAAGTGGCAACTTTAGGCGATGGAATCAGGCATCGGTCCTCACCCTCAAGCATCCTTTCAACTCCGCCGTTAAAAAAGAACGTTACGTGGGGATATTTTTCAGTCTCGGCGATTTTCAACTGCTTAAGCCCAGCTTCCGAAATTACCTCGGGGAAAATCTTGTCAAGCTTCACCTGAGGATAGGCAACCTCGGCTTTTAAATCATCCGCATAATGAGTCATCGAAACAAGATTGACGATAACTTTCGGCTCGCGCTTGAATCCCTTGAAATTTTCTTCTGTAAAGGCTTTGCTTATCTGACGGGCGCGGTCGGACCGGAAATTAAAAAAAATTACGCCATCACCGGAAGCTATTAATCCGGCATTCGGAGCGGCATTTGAGCTGACTATCGATTCCATGAACTCATCGGTGTTTTCGCGTTCATAATGTTCTTTGACCGTTGTGATAAAGTCATCGGTCTTCTCGCCTTTTCCGCCGCAGAGAAGGTCATAGGCTATTTTATTTCGTTCCCATCTGTTGTCTCTATCCATGGCATAATACCTGCCGATGACAGTCGATAATTTACCTACGCCGATTTCATCTGTCTTTTTCAGCAATTTCTTAATGAAACTAGCTCCCGAATACGGCGATGTGTCGCGGCCATCAAGAAAAGCATGAATATATACCCTATCCAATTTATGTTTGCGGCAAAGTTTTAAAATGCCGTACAGGTGATTCATCGAGGAATGAACACAGCCATCGGATAAAAGCCCCATAAGGTGAAGCGATTTTTTATCGTGTATAACTTTTTCTATACATGAATTAAATACGGGATTGGTGAAAAGTTCGCCATCGCTAATCGATTTATCGATACGGGTAACCTCTTGATAAACCACTCGACCGGCTCCGAAATTAAGATGACCTACTTCGGAGTTGCCCATCTGTCCATCCGGCAAGCCTACCGATAAACCAGATGCTCCCAGCGTTGTATGAGGGTATTCATTCCAGAGTTTATCTATATTTGGCGTGTTGGCTGTTTTTACGGCGTTGTAATAATCGGATGGGTTTATGCCGAATCCATCCATAATTATAAGTGTTACCGGTCGTTTTGTAATATTGCTGTTGTTCATAATCTAAGCTGCACTTTCTTTTTGCCTGTTTCACAAAAGCCTATATCATAAACATCGACATTTTTTTGTTTTGCTTTCTCAAATATTTGTTGGGAATTGTCCTTGTCGCATATGAGCGTCATCCCGATTCCCATATTAAATACCCGATACATCTCTTCATCCGAAACCGAGGCAATCCGGGCAATTGCCTTAAAAACGCCCGGCGGCTCCCACACTGATGTATCAATAACAGCCGATATGCCGTCCGGGATAATTCTATTGATATTCCCGTAAAATCCGCCGCCTGTAAGATGAGCAATCCCTTTAATAATACCCTCATCAAGTAAAGGCGAAACTATATCAAGATATGACCTGTGTACCGTCAACAGTTCATCGCTCACTTTTTTGCCGGTTTCCTCGATTGTATCGTCTGTTTGCATGCCGGCAATATCGAAAAAGGCGCGCCTTGCCAATGAATAGCCATTGGTATGAAGTCCGGTTGAGGCCAAGCCGATAATTTTGTCTCTCGGCTTGATTGAACTGCCGTCGATTATCTTATCGCTATCGACCCAGCCAACTATGAAGCCGGCGACATCATATTCGCCATCGCTGTAAAAACCGGGCATCTCGGCAGTTTCGCCGCCCAAAAGCGCCATATTATTTTCTTGGCAGGCAATAGTCAGCCCCCTGACAATATCCACAACAGTATCCGGCGATAGCTTGCCTAAGCCGAGGTAGTCGAAAAAGAACATCGGACGGGCGCCGCAGCATAGAATATCATCCACAAGATGATTTACCAGGTCCTGACCGATTGTATTATGCTTGTTTGTCAAAAAAGCAAGCTTCAGTTTGGTGCCAACGCCATCGGATGAGCCTACCAGGACTTTATTGGTTCCGGTAAGTTCCTTAAGAGAATACAATCCGCCAAAACCGCCATGAACTCCAAGCACGGAATCATTATGGGTTTTCTCCACTAATTCTTTTAGCATTGATTTTGCTTTATCCGAGGCGTCAAGGTTGACGCCGGATTTAGCATATTCGGAGGCGAGATTTTTCATGTTAGCCTTTGTCCGTTTATTTCAAGTTCAAACTTTAATCCTAAAAATTCAGCCGCCCGACGGCAGACCGACATACGTGATAAAAATATCTCAAAATATTCCATAACCGACGATACCGAATTATCGATTTTAATTTCAAGGACGATTCTTTTCTTAACATCATCAACCCGCAAAAAAGATGATTTAGCCGCCCAGTTTACTCGGTCGTGAATATCTTTTTTGATAAATTCGGTTGTCCGCACGCGCGATTGATGCACATCGGATTTATCTGCCAATATAACCGCCGCGCAAATATCCGATATGGGCGACCCGTCTTTTTCATCATGATTGCCGATTGCGGCGATTATTTCTATAATATCAATGTAATCCATCCCCATTTCACTTAGAATGTTTATAGCCATAACCGAAGCTGTCTGGGCATGGTAATCGCGATTTATAACATTGCCGATATCATGAAGATAGCCGGCAATCGCCGCCAACTGGGCGCGTCTTTCGCCTTTACCGAGACGGATCATTATGTTGTAGGCGATACTGGCGGCTAACGAGCAGTGCCTGTCGCCATGCTCGGTATAGCCGATAACGCCTAAATACTCGTCAGCCTTAGTGATTAAGGCGGCCACTTTTTTGTTTTGTTTAACATCATCTAATGTAATCAAATTGTCTCCACCGTATTTTTTAATGTAAGAGCATAAAAGCTGCAGGTCAAGCTCTATGTCATTTCTCTTGGGTCAACATCAATCTTTAGTAAAACTCCCTTATCCTTGCCGGGGTGCCCGGAAATAACAAAATCCTTTAGCTTCTTTTTAAAGTCGGCAGAAAACCTGCCTTTTAAAACCAATTGATAGTGATATTTATTGCCAAGGCGAAACACGCCAGTGGGAGCTGGTCCCAACACTTTGCCGGTTTTCAAGTTGGCGGCAAATTCTTTGGCTGATTTTTTAGCCGCCCAACGCGTAAACGATTCGTCTTTGCCGGAAAATACCAATCTTATGATTTTACCAAAAGGAGGATAGCTAAGTTCCCGCCGAAATAGCAGTTCATTACTATAGAATTTTTCGTAATTTTGGTCGGCAATAAAACCAAGTATCCCTGATGAGGGGTCGTATGTCTGGACAACAAATTCGCCTCGGTCATCGCTGTTTGCTGTGCGGCCAGCCCGACCGGCGGCTTGCACCAAAAGCTGGAACACTTTTTCGGAGGCTCTGAAATCCGGCACATGTAAGCCGGCATCGGCTAAAACTACGCCGACCATGCCAACCTGCGGGAAATGATGGCCTTTGGCAACCATCTTAGTTCCCATAAGTATAGGTTTATCGCCAATCTCGAATGTTGTGATTATCTTCTCGATGGCGCCTTTATGGGCGGTTGTATCCGAATCCATTCTTATTATGCCTTTTTCGCCCAAAAGCTCAATCAGCAATTCCTCCAGCTTCTGTGTGCCGATTCCCTGATAATCAAATGATGTGCCTTTACAGTTGGGGCATATCTCCGGCGCCGAGGCGGCATAGCCGCAAAAATGACAGCGTACAAGGCGGCCTTTTTTATGATAGGTCATAGCCACTTTGCAGTTGGGACAAAGCGCTATATAACCGCAGGCGCGGCACATTAATATACTTGAATAACCCCGGCGATTTAAGAGTATTATAACCTGCTTTTCATCGGCGATATTCATACACAACCGTTCGATAAAAGTTTCTGAGAGCGGCCAATATTTATATTCAACATCAACATTTTTCAAATCTACGGCATAGGCAGTTGGAAGTTTGCCGCCCCCATATCTTTCGGGCAATCTCAAAAGCTGATATTTGCCTGCTTGAGCGTTACAGAAGCTTTCCATCGAGGGTGTGGCCGAGCCAAGAACAGTTGTCGCACCCTCGATTTTTGCCCGCATCAAAGCCACATCACGGGCATTATAACGCGGCGGCGGCTCGGATTGTTTGAATGAATCATCCTGCTCCTCATCAATAACTATCAAGCCAAGATTATTCAATGGCACAAATACTGCCGACCTAACCCCAAGCACTACTTTCAGTTCTCCTGATTTGACTCGCCGATAGACATCCGCCCGCTGTCCTGCGGTTATCCGCGAATGCCACAGACCAATCGGGCATTCTACCGATGCTGAGAACCGCGCGATAGCTTGAGGGGTAAGTGAGATTTCAGGCAAAAGAATCAAGACCGACTTGCCGGCGGCAATAGCTTCCTTAGCCGCTTTAATATATACCTGCGTCTTGCCCGAACCGGTTACTCCATAAAGCAGAAATGTTGAGCCATTATTATTTTGTAATGAATCGATAATTGCTTCGGCGGCTTTTTGCTGGGCGGTATTTAATTTGACCTGCTCCGGGTTTTGTAATTCCGGCAGCGCTATGGCTCCATCGTATTCCCTGGTAATCTCGATAAAGCCCTCGTTAGTTAGAGCATCGATTATCGAACGAGAGAAACCCATAGCAGTAAGCTTTGACATAGCGGTACATTCGGGACTGCTTGATAAAACATCTATCAGCTCTTTTCGACGGAGTGTTAATTTCGACGCAGATGACGTATAATCGAAGCCGGCTTTCAGGCTAACCTTTGCAGCCGTTTTAGGCTTTGATGTTTTATAGTCAGCCGAAAGGAATAATATGCCGGTTTTTATCATTTCCTTGATAAGGGAATTCGATATGCCTGAAATAATTTGCTTGGCATGACTATAAATATAGCCGTTTCTATGTGACTTTATTTTGCCGTAAACGAATTGCCATTTTGAATCATCAGGTATTCTGTCGCCGGCACAAACTCTCATCCTTGCCCGGCCTAAAACGCCCGGCGGATAAGCGGCTTTTAAGACATCCCCGATGGGGCAGATATAATAATCGGCAAGCCATTTTATTAACGTTAGATGGTTTGCCGGAAGAGTATATGCCGAATCAATCAAGCCGCTTATTTTTTTCAATCGGGAATCAGGCAATGCAGGTTTGTTTGTATATTCCAAAACTGCGCCCACAGCCGAGTAATTGCGAAAGGGAACCATTACTAGTCTGCCAATCAGCGAACTTTTATCCTTCGATGATTGCAGATTTTCGGGAACTATATAGGTATAGGTCTTATAACCGGTTCCCGGAAGCGCTACTTGAATATACATAAAATAAATAAGGCAGCCCATTTGAGCTGCCTTATAATTAAAAAATGATAATTACTATTTCTTCTGACAGTTTTCAAAAGCTTCATTGGCCGCAATTGCTTCCTTTTTCATTTTCAGCTTAAGATATGTATTGGCAAGAAATTGCCAGCCCTCGCAATGGTCAGGATTATCCATGGTGAATTTTTCAAGATTACCTTTTAGCTTTGTTAGTTCCTCATCAGTTTTAGCGCATTGATATGTTGACAGCAGATATAGAAAATTATTATCTACATCAGAAGGTTCTAAAGAGACATATCGTTCAAATTTTTCCGCAGCTTTGCAGAAATTTTTCAAACTTAAGTTTAAGAGCGCCACATTTAGCCAGGCATCCGGATTATCCGAGTCGAATTCAAGCGCTTTGTTATACATTTCTAAAGCCTTAGTTGTATCGCCTCTTTCGAGATAGATATCGCCAATCCGGTATAAAACATTTGCATCGGTCGGGTTTTTATCGATTAACTTTTGGAGAACGACCTCAGCTTCATCAAATAATTGATTTACCATACACATATTAGCATAAAGCTTAGCGGCATTTAAACTGTCGGGGACAATTTCATAGGCTTTTTTACTCATATCGTAAGCTTTTTCCAACTGTCCTATCCGAAAAGCGCAGTCTCCGCCAAACATGTAAGGCTCATATCGATACGGCCAGCATACAATGCAGGACTCGAAGGCTTCTAATGCTTTCTCAAAATCTTTTTCTTGACGCGCCAAATCCGCTTGTTTAATAAGTTCATCCCATTTTTCCATCCTGATAGTATCAGCATCTATCTTAAAAGCGTCGCTTATTTCTACCGATTTCTTAAAGGCTTTATCCATTTCTACATAGTTGCCTTCCATCGAGTGGACCCAGCCCCAGAGGTAGTAAACCTCGGCATTATTCGGATAATTCTTTTCGGCTTTGGTCAGGTTCATTTTAACCCGATCAAGGTTAGGGTCTGCTTTGGGTTTTTGCCGCGTTCCCAGTTCAATTTTTACGGTTCTGATTTCTTTTGGCATACAACCCGCTATGAACACTGCGCTAATAATCAGCAGTATGCCCAGAGCAATTATGCGTTTCATCGTTCCTCCATAACATTAATATTTAATTGTATAAGTTAGTTTTGCCTCGCTATCGGCGGCCACCGGAATATCAAATTCAATTTTATAATTGTCAATTTTTCTGTAGTCCATATTGCTCTTAACTACCTTCCATTCCCGCCAACCTTGCGGGTGTTCAACCACAGCAACTACTATATCTTCATTTTTATGATTTTTCAAGCTAATTTCGCAACTTTCACGATAATGCTCACGGCTCAGCTCTTCTCTATCGACAATACTTCGCGTGCCGGTGATATCGAAAGCATCGCCGAGATAAACCCGCACTTTCTCATCTTTAGGCGTATGGTCGATAAGGTCTTCTCCCACAAACTGCAGAGCTTTCTGCGAATCCTCTTTATATACCCGCAATTTGCCTTTGGGAAGCGGCATGCCCAGCCCGGCTTTCTCGGAATTATCAAACTCGAGATTAGTTTTGATTTTCACTTTGTTGTCTTGAGAGCGGGAATAACGGCGCTGCTGTTGAGCATCAAATATATAAACTTTTTTCACCGCAGTCCGGGCGGGCGGAAACAATGTCAACTGTTTAATCTCTTTATCGTTTAATGTTGCCGGTCTGTTAAGCGTATAAAGATGATACTCGAAAAATGATTCCTCTTCGAACTGCGGTCTGCCGGAACCTTTGGGCATTGATGAACCATGCAGCATATTAAATTCACGCCCGCGCCGTTCGGTTACACGGTGAACATCCCCGGCAACTAATTTCAGCTTGGCATTATTATAGGCTGTACCGCTTGTATTGTTAACCGTAACCCAGCCGGATATATCAAGACGGTTATCATCTTTGGAGACCACCGCTACGTAATCGGCTTGCCAGTTGATGCCGCCGGTAAGATAGCTGACCTCGCATTTTTTGGAACCGCTTGAGGGCGATTCAATTTCCCAGCGTAATGTCGGCTTTAGGATAAGACCCTCAAGCGAGGGGAATTTGTAGTCGATGATTTTCACCAGCGCAATCATTACAACCTCACCGCCGGTATCTCTGAGAATTATGTTATTGCTGTCGTATGACATCAGCTTACCTTTATAATGTCTGTCATCCTCGCCGATGACCTCAATTGTTTTGCCAATAAACCGTTTCAGCAGAGATTCGGTAGAGACTAAGTCATACAAATAATTCTGTTCATATACAGCGATATTTTTATCATCCAAACAGCGGAAATTGACGCTGGTGGCATCGATTTGCGAAGCTACCTCATCAAAATCGAGAAAATTGACGCCTTTCTTGAAATTGAGTTCTCTGACATCTTTAACCAGCCCTAGGTTATTATTATAGATAGTGATAGCTACATCGCTCTGGCCGTCGGCGAATACGCCCGCATAAAAAACCAGAATTGACAATGTGATTAATAACTTTTTCATAAAATCCTCCAGTTAACATTATTTTATTATTATACGCCTGGAGGGGCATTTTTATTCCACCGCCGTTATTGTATAATAAACGAATTTTAAATGCAAGGAAAACTCCTGGAAATTATATTTTACTTTAAGACTGAATTATTACCAGAAAATACCGGAGAGTTGAAGTAGGTCAACTCCACTTGGGACTTGATCCGCCAGTTAAATAGGTCAAGCCTCAAATAGGCTTGACTTGAAAGACGGTATCTACTGGGCTGATAATTTCCGCGAAGGCAGGAACCCTTTCCTGCCTTCTGTTGCGAGAGTGCCGATGTCGTCAGGAAATCCGCCGCGGCGGACTGACGACGCTTTCTG encodes:
- a CDS encoding 2,3-bisphosphoglycerate-independent phosphoglycerate mutase; this encodes MTKRPVTLIIMDGFGINPSDYYNAVKTANTPNIDKLWNEYPHTTLGASGLSVGLPDGQMGNSEVGHLNFGAGRVVYQEVTRIDKSISDGELFTNPVFNSCIEKVIHDKKSLHLMGLLSDGCVHSSMNHLYGILKLCRKHKLDRVYIHAFLDGRDTSPYSGASFIKKLLKKTDEIGVGKLSTVIGRYYAMDRDNRWERNKIAYDLLCGGKGEKTDDFITTVKEHYERENTDEFMESIVSSNAAPNAGLIASGDGVIFFNFRSDRARQISKAFTEENFKGFKREPKVIVNLVSMTHYADDLKAEVAYPQVKLDKIFPEVISEAGLKQLKIAETEKYPHVTFFFNGGVERMLEGEDRCLIPSPKVATYDLQPEMSAPEITAEVLKRIESNKYDVIILNFANCDMVGHTGIFEAAVKAVETVDENVAKVVKAVKNAGGIVMITADHGNAEKMKEDNGEPFTAHTTFEVPFILVDDDFRDTLKSGGVLADVAPTMLKYLGIEQPEQMTGKTLLKKVSVVR
- a CDS encoding phosphoribosylformylglycinamidine cyclo-ligase, which codes for MKNLASEYAKSGVNLDASDKAKSMLKELVEKTHNDSVLGVHGGFGGLYSLKELTGTNKVLVGSSDGVGTKLKLAFLTNKHNTIGQDLVNHLVDDILCCGARPMFFFDYLGLGKLSPDTVVDIVRGLTIACQENNMALLGGETAEMPGFYSDGEYDVAGFIVGWVDSDKIIDGSSIKPRDKIIGLASTGLHTNGYSLARRAFFDIAGMQTDDTIEETGKKVSDELLTVHRSYLDIVSPLLDEGIIKGIAHLTGGGFYGNINRIIPDGISAVIDTSVWEPPGVFKAIARIASVSDEEMYRVFNMGIGMTLICDKDNSQQIFEKAKQKNVDVYDIGFCETGKKKVQLRL
- a CDS encoding HD domain-containing protein; the protein is MITLDDVKQNKKVAALITKADEYLGVIGYTEHGDRHCSLAASIAYNIMIRLGKGERRAQLAAIAGYLHDIGNVINRDYHAQTASVMAINILSEMGMDYIDIIEIIAAIGNHDEKDGSPISDICAAVILADKSDVHQSRVRTTEFIKKDIHDRVNWAAKSSFLRVDDVKKRIVLEIKIDNSVSSVMEYFEIFLSRMSVCRRAAEFLGLKFELEINGQRLT
- the priA gene encoding primosomal protein N' is translated as MGCLIYFMYIQVALPGTGYKTYTYIVPENLQSSKDKSSLIGRLVMVPFRNYSAVGAVLEYTNKPALPDSRLKKISGLIDSAYTLPANHLTLIKWLADYYICPIGDVLKAAYPPGVLGRARMRVCAGDRIPDDSKWQFVYGKIKSHRNGYIYSHAKQIISGISNSLIKEMIKTGILFLSADYKTSKPKTAAKVSLKAGFDYTSSASKLTLRRKELIDVLSSSPECTAMSKLTAMGFSRSIIDALTNEGFIEITREYDGAIALPELQNPEQVKLNTAQQKAAEAIIDSLQNNNGSTFLLYGVTGSGKTQVYIKAAKEAIAAGKSVLILLPEISLTPQAIARFSASVECPIGLWHSRITAGQRADVYRRVKSGELKVVLGVRSAVFVPLNNLGLIVIDEEQDDSFKQSEPPPRYNARDVALMRAKIEGATTVLGSATPSMESFCNAQAGKYQLLRLPERYGGGKLPTAYAVDLKNVDVEYKYWPLSETFIERLCMNIADEKQVIILLNRRGYSSILMCRACGYIALCPNCKVAMTYHKKGRLVRCHFCGYAASAPEICPNCKGTSFDYQGIGTQKLEELLIELLGEKGIIRMDSDTTAHKGAIEKIITTFEIGDKPILMGTKMVAKGHHFPQVGMVGVVLADAGLHVPDFRASEKVFQLLVQAAGRAGRTANSDDRGEFVVQTYDPSSGILGFIADQNYEKFYSNELLFRRELSYPPFGKIIRLVFSGKDESFTRWAAKKSAKEFAANLKTGKVLGPAPTGVFRLGNKYHYQLVLKGRFSADFKKKLKDFVISGHPGKDKGVLLKIDVDPREMT
- a CDS encoding tetratricopeptide repeat protein — its product is MKRIIALGILLIISAVFIAGCMPKEIRTVKIELGTRQKPKADPNLDRVKMNLTKAEKNYPNNAEVYYLWGWVHSMEGNYVEMDKAFKKSVEISDAFKIDADTIRMEKWDELIKQADLARQEKDFEKALEAFESCIVCWPYRYEPYMFGGDCAFRIGQLEKAYDMSKKAYEIVPDSLNAAKLYANMCMVNQLFDEAEVVLQKLIDKNPTDANVLYRIGDIYLERGDTTKALEMYNKALEFDSDNPDAWLNVALLNLSLKNFCKAAEKFERYVSLEPSDVDNNFLYLLSTYQCAKTDEELTKLKGNLEKFTMDNPDHCEGWQFLANTYLKLKMKKEAIAANEAFENCQKK
- a CDS encoding DUF4139 domain-containing protein, whose amino-acid sequence is MKKLLITLSILVFYAGVFADGQSDVAITIYNNNLGLVKDVRELNFKKGVNFLDFDEVASQIDATSVNFRCLDDKNIAVYEQNYLYDLVSTESLLKRFIGKTIEVIGEDDRHYKGKLMSYDSNNIILRDTGGEVVMIALVKIIDYKFPSLEGLILKPTLRWEIESPSSGSKKCEVSYLTGGINWQADYVAVVSKDDNRLDISGWVTVNNTSGTAYNNAKLKLVAGDVHRVTERRGREFNMLHGSSMPKGSGRPQFEEESFFEYHLYTLNRPATLNDKEIKQLTLFPPARTAVKKVYIFDAQQQRRYSRSQDNKVKIKTNLEFDNSEKAGLGMPLPKGKLRVYKEDSQKALQFVGEDLIDHTPKDEKVRVYLGDAFDITGTRSIVDREELSREHYRESCEISLKNHKNEDIVVAVVEHPQGWREWKVVKSNMDYRKIDNYKIEFDIPVAADSEAKLTYTIKY